CCTTCGATGTCAGAGGGAGCAGCAATGTGTTGGGTTACTGTTCCCTCTGGCAGAAAAGAGGTGAAGCAAACAATGACCTTTTTAGGCCACAGAGTTGCACAGGACTGGAACTGTCCCTACAGCATCCATCGCTCCATCCAGCCAGCTCTTCTGCACTACAGAGAGGGACCGAGCGAGACTTTGATGCCTGTGAGTCAATAAGGCAAGTCTGGTTTTCCTGGGGGAAGCCAGACGGCTTGTTAGAGTGGAAGTATTAACAGTCTCCAGTGGTGTGATGGTCCAGCTGGCTTTCAAAGCCATATCCCATTATCAGAGAATTCCCTTCTCTTTCCAGCACTCAGAGATAAAAAGTCCAATTAGCCCccatccaaaaaaaaaaagtcttaagAACagcgtctctcccctccctcccaccttcccaccctcccaccacATCTCCTTTCCCAATTAAATCTTGCTGGCCAAGGACTGGATTTCTGATTTTTGAGTCTGGGCGCTCAGGCTGGAGGAGACGTTGGTGATTTGCCTGTCAAGGGTCTTGTtaaggccaaaaaaaaaaaaacattgggagCGAAACCTCAAGTCGAAGAAGGCGTAGAGGAAAGGGTTGAGGCAGCTGTTGATGTACGCCAGGCAGGTAGCATACGGGTGCAGACGGACAATGAGGCTCTGCAGAGGGCAGGAGAGCTCCAGGAAATCCATGAGGTTTAGGAAGTGGATGGTTTTGAGGATGTGAAACGGCAGCCAGCATATGGCAAACACTACAACCAGGGTGATGATGATCTTGAGAAGCCTCTTCTTCTTCTGCTCTTCCTTCTTGAGGTTCTGGAAGTGCACGGTCACCTTGCCCCCGATGAAGCAGTAGAAGATGGTCATGAGTAGCAGAGGGAGCAGAAAGCCCAGGACCGTGGTGAGAATGCTGAGCCCTCCTATAAAGAAGTTCTCGTTGTACTTTGTGGCCACGCTGCTGAAGTCCATGTCGCAGAGGGTGATGTTGCCTTCCACACGGGTGTCACGCAGGATGAGCGTTGGCAGCGCCAGCAGTCCTGACAGGAGCCAGATGACAGCCAGGGAAGCCAACATGGAAGAGCGGGAGCGCAGCTTGGTGCTGGACAGAGAGTGGACGATGGCCAGGTAGCGGTCGAAGCTGAGGCAGCTAAGGCAGAAGACACTGGCGAACATGTTGAGCAGGACCAGGTAGCTGCTTAGCTTGCACAGCGCCGAGCCGAAGGGCCAGTGGAAGCGCAGGGCGGTGTACGCTGCCCACAAAGGGAGGGTCACCACGAAAGCCAGGTCTGCCAGGGCAAGGTTACCTATGTAGGTGTCCGCAGATCTCCTCTTGGGTCTGGCTTTCCACACTGTGAAGATGACCACCCCATTTCCTGACAGTCCCAGGACAAAGACCAGCATGTAGAGAACGGGCAGCAGGGAGAAGGACAGGTCCCAGTCAGAGGTGTCACACTGGTTCAAGAAGTCCGTCTCATTCCCGACATAATCTTCCATGTAGTAGAGATCGTATTCCATGGTGTGGCTGGCCTCCACCCGTGGATGTAGAGTGGTCTCCAGCCCTGGACGTACAGTGGTCTCCAGCCTTGGATGTAGAGGTGCAGAGTGATCTTTAGTCCTGGATACAGAGATGTAGGGTAGTCTCTAGTCCTGGATGTACTGTGGAGTTGCAGAGTGCCCTGGATGCAGAGCTGTATTGTGAATCCCCAGTCCTTGCACTCCTCGCTCTCTCCTGTGATGTGAGAGCTGCCTTCAATTAGGTTTTTTAAAGAATCCCCTGAACTCCCCACCCCCAGAAAGACAAATTAAAGGCAAAAGACCACCCACTAACATCAATCAGGAGCCTATCCGTGTTATCtcagctcctccccccccccccccccaactccctgGGCTCTGAACCTCCCTCACTGggctataaccccccccccccccccccatgcactcTGCACCTCTAACTACTCACAGCATAATGCCAGCTAACAGCTATCTGTGCTAATATCataccatacagtatatgcattactTGTaaatcagatacacacacacacaaacaaatgttACTTATAAACCTCTCCTGTGTAAATAAGTTGGATTTATACAGATAGTTGAATATGTTTGCATTTGTGTGCATGTTTGCACacttatatacaaataaataaatgtagataTAGCCCCTGTCACACACAGAAGGTAGAGACTTCAAACACAATTTTAATttgtgctacacacacacacatatatatatatacacacatatatatatatatatacacacacacacacatatatatatatatatatatatatatatatgcaaatacaactgtatgctaatcagcatgtcttaggcaggtctgcaacatatatatatatatatatatatatatatatatatatatacacatacacagttatATGCACACAGATTATCTCCCTTCCCCTTCCTATTCCTGTAATTTTGCAATTAATCTTTTCGCTGTATTTTCTGCAACAGCATCTTTTTCTCCCTTTTCTCTGTCActtaatctctctctccctctcattttatctcccttcccctctctcacttTATCTTGTTCTTTttctccctctcacttttctccctctctctctccccatctccccctctccctctccctatattcctccctccctccctccctccctctctgtttctccctccctctgtctttatctttctctcaccctctttccctcctttatttctttttcttcctctccATATCTCGACGCctcattctatatatatatatctctattatcTATCTACCTAATTAATTACCTATCCAAACATGTAACCCAATTTCACCAGGGGATCAGGATGTGCTACAGGGTTATTGAGTAGTGAGTAtctcccattaaagtcaatgggcgATAACGTCAGAACGTATGCGATAACTTGTACCGGCACTTAGTAAATGTGCCACAGGAGCCGTCTTCTTCGCTCCATCAGTGCCAGGCGAGCCTTCAATTTGTTGCAAAGCAAtaaagcgatataataacatgcagagagatataataacacgcagagcggaataataacacgcagagcgaaataataacacacagagcgaaataataacacgcagagcgatattataacacgcagagagatataataacacgcagagagatataataacatgcagagagatataataacacgcagagtgatataataacatgcagagcgatataaaaacacgcagagcgatataataatacgcagagcaatataatccCACGCAGAGCGATagaatgatacgcagagcgatATGACACACAaagcgatgtaatgacacgcagagcgatataataacacgcagagctgtataatgacacgcagagcaatataatcccacgcagagcgatgtaatgacacgcagagctgtataatgacacgcagagcaatataatccCACGCAGAGCGGAGTAATGACACGCATTGCgatataatagcacgcagagcgatataataacacgcagagatataataacacgcagagatataataacacgcagagctgtataatgacacacagagagatataataacacacagagcgatataataacatgcagagatataataacatgcagagatataataacacgcagagctgtatagtgacacacagagagatataataacacgcagagctgtataatgacacacagagagatataataacacacagagcgatataataacatgcagagatataataacacgcagagctgtataatgacacagagagatataataacacacagagcgatataataacatgcagagatataataacacgcagagctgtataatgacacacagagagatataataacacgcagagatataatacgcagagatatataataacatgcagagagataataacacgcagagatataataacacgcagagctgtataatgacacagagagatataataacacgcagagctgtataatgacacacagagatataataacatgcagagatataataacacgcagagctgtataatgacacacagagagatataataacacgcagagctgtataatgacacacagagcgatataataacacgcagagctgtataatgacacacagagagatataataacacgcagagctgtataatgacacacagagagatataataacacgcagagctgtataatgacacacagagagatataataacacgcagagctgtataatgacacacagagatataataacatgcagagatataataacacgcagagctgtataatgacacacagagagatataataacacgcagagctgtataatgacacacagagagatataataacacgcagagctgtataatgacacacagagagatataataacacgcagagctgtataatgacacacagcgatataacacgcagagctgtataatgacacacagagggatataataacacgcagagctgtataatgacacacagagcgatataataacacgcagagctgtataatgacacacagagagatataataacacgcagagctgtataatgacacacagcgatataacacgcagagctgtataatgacacacagagggatataataacacgcagagctgtataatgacacacagagcgatataataacacgcagagctgtataatgacacacagagagatataataacacgcagagagatataataacacacagagagatataataacacgcagagcgatataataacacagcgatataataacacgcagagctgtataatgacacacagagagatataataacacgcagagctgtataatgacacacagagagatataataacacgcagagctgtataatgacacagagaggtataataacacgcagagctgtataatgacacacagagagatataataacacgcagagctgtataatgacacacagcgatataataacacgcagagctgtataatgacacacagagggatataataacacgcagagctgtataatgacacacagagcgatataataacacgcagagctgtataatgacacacagagtgatataataacacgcagagctgtataatgacacacagcgatataataacacgcagagctgtataatgacacacagagatataataacatgcagagatataataacacgcagagatataataacacgcagagctgtataatgacacacagagagatataataacatgcagagctgtataatgacacacagagagatataataacacgcagagctgtataatgacacacagagcgatataataacacgcagagctgtataatgacacacagagagatataatccCACACAGAGCGATGTGTTACTAACCTTGCTTGTAGTAAAGGGGTTAATGGTGCCACATATAAACTGAATGCTAACAACCGCTGCTCTTTAACCACTGCACATGTTCACtatcacagacatacacacacactctgatacacacacacactgatacacacacacactgatacacacacacacacacacactgatacacacacacacacacacacacactctgatacacactgataagcACACaaactctgatacacacagacactgtgatacacacacagacacactgatacacacagacaaagtgatacacacacacacacactgatacacacacataatctCATACAggcacactaatacatacatacaaacacactgatacacacgacactgtgatacacacacagacacactgatacacacacccactgatacacacacatacacactgacacagtgatacacacacacacacacacacactgatacacacacagataatctcatacagacacactaatacaccaacactgtgaaacacacacacagacacactgatacacacagacacactgatacacaccgacacagtgatacacacacatagacacactgatacacacagataatctcatacagacacactaatacacagacactaacacatatacaaacagactgatacacacagactgatacacaaagacaccctcatacacacacagactgattcACGCAcactaaggctgcatccatagacaCAGCAGCCGTGCGGAGACGCGCAggggctgagggaaagcgggtgctttccctggccttagtacgcgcgccgtcgggggggcgggccagtgacatcatgcAGCTGGTtttccctcattgggcgaaccgctcacgtgaccgccctatggCGCAAGAAATCggttttgactgatttcacgcgcATCGCGCGCCCCCTCTCGCTTCCGCACACGCTCgccgtatagacgcgatcactgcctttaggcagtctgatcgctcagcatgTGGACGCGTCCACGCGGTCTgtatctatggacgcagcctaaggctgggtCCATGGTGACCGCGCGCTCGCGTCCTtgtgcgtgacgtcacccgccttTTAGCGGCAGCGGTTTTTAGCGTGGGCagacgcgatggggaggcgtgtctgggggcgtggCCGTGGCGTCACAGAaccgattcgccctcattgggcgaaccgctcacatgacctggCCGTCGCGCCGTGGAATCAAGTGTATCCGATTCCTCGCGCTGGCGCATGCGCGGTCTATGGCCGTGATCATTGCCTTCAGGCATTGTGATGGTGCCAGACGGGCGCACTCCACGTGGTCTCGccgaccatggacgcagccttacagtgATACACACATGCACAGTGATACACGTGATATGTACTtgcacactcacatacagtatgtacccacagacacacacgcttATGTACTATTATATGCTGTTCTATACGTTTATATACCATTAACAATCAaacctgttttattttatttacatggacacttccccccccctcccccaactatTATAAAGTTTTCTTTATGCTTCTCACCTTCTGCAAATAAAATAGTGTTCCTTAAATAAATAATAGCGCAGGAATCCATGTTCCACTGTTCCGGCCAGGAAGGGGTTACAGCTGCCCAGCAAATCCCCACTTATAATGGCATCAATGCCTGGACAAGCCCTGTGTCTGGAACAAGCCAGGACCTGTGCTTTTTCACACCCTTCTCGCCTTTAATGCACCTTTTGTAGGGTCTTTTAGGCTAGATGGCCCACAGCCTAAAAACTGATTCCCTGTGAAAGGACCCCACTCCAGTTTGTGAGATTAGGAGGCGTGAAATGGTTTTATTGACTCTGAAagaggtttttttctttttttttttttttaagagtgaGATGCTCAAGCCAGTCATTACTTTGATGTCTCTAATTGCCCCTTAACTCCCCATCCTTCAATCACACCAGGCCGGTTTACCAGGGCTGTCAGCTGCTGGCTGGCTCCCCATTCTTAGGGTGCCACTCTTTTTAGCACCCCAGAttcccaagcccccccccccaaccccctgtaTCGCCCTCTGAAAATTACGAATGGTCCCCCTGTTACAAAAAACGCTATCCCCCAGAAAACCGTCATTatcaccaattagattgtaagctcctcggagcagggactgctcttcctaaatgttacttttatgtctgaagcacttattcccatgacctgttatttatattatctgttatttatttgattaccacatgtattactactgtgaagcgctctgtacattaatggcgctatacaaataaagacatacagtacttaaGAAATAGCGGTGCTGTGCCTGTTATATTACCGGGGCTCCCACTGGCAGAATCATTCATCTTCACTCATTCTGTAACTACAGAATGACCAGTCCCATTTTCATTAACCTGTAGGCTGCCAGAGGGGTGATGAGCCCCGATGAGGTTAAAATAACAGGTGTGCGTGTAGGCGAGTCCATTACAAACGATGCTGTACTCGGTGTGCGCTGATAACCCCGTACTTTGACCGCTGTTTGGGGAATACGGGGTCACTCTTATTCTACAATGTGAGCCGTGAATATGGCGGCTATCTCCTGGCGCTAGTAAACCGCAGACAAACCGTACCTGAGAGAATTAAGtgagggcttttttttttttttgccgataAGATCATGTGTAGTCTGCATAgcaaacagctctgtgctgcctggtggCATGGAGAAAGTGAGAAGAAACATTAGCTGTTGCTATGTGGACTCTCTCCTGCAGGCTCTGGGCCTATttcaattaaatttaaaaaaaaaaaaacagctaggGGAAAACAAAAATAAAGTTGGTTTACAGGGTCTTAATATGATCATCATATTGGGGGGGCGGGCGGCACCTTTTATGGGACCATCCTCTTAAGTCAGAAGCACCCCCTTAAAACCATCAGTTGCTAGCTTTGCTATCCCGTAACAAACACCCCGTGCAGCTGAATGGGCTGTAAAGGCGTGTCCTGGGATAGCACCGCTTAGGAAATATggcccttagattgtaagctccttgattCAGGGACCAATTCTGCTAGCGTGCgtgcattagattgtaagctctccggggaggggggggtcagggaTTTCCTGTATTGTATGCTCTTCCGTTAAGCGCTGGGCACTCTGTTGACGCGGCACCGATAATAAACATACACGCAGACGCATTGAGGTGGAACGGTGTGCCGTCCCCGTTACTGCCACTGAACCGCGGAAAGCGTCGGCGCCGGATAAATACACTGGTGATAATGATATGAAAATGTGTCGCTGCGCAATGCGGGCCAGGCGCCTCTAGCAGCCGAGGGGTTAACAGGGCGACCGTACCGGGCTGTTAaccccatttttatttttcaatcaAAATATCCCAAATGCCTCCCCTCGCTGACCCGCCGGTCCTCACCTCTCAACGCGCCCAGCTCCAGCTTGTCCAAGGACGTCGCCGaatttttagattgtaagctctttgggtttGTATCAcccagtgtgttttttttaattgcttgTAATATCTAGAGGGCTTGTGTTGCGGGCTGAAGGAGAAGCTTAGTATTAGGCTTTGTCTATAGTAGGACGCGCTAGCTTCCCCGCTCCTCCCGGCGTCGCGCTTGCAAAACAAACctgtttgtattgcgaagcgccgctctccctgtagcACGCGCGTGCTATGCACTACTACATTgctgtcctagtgtttgtttcggcgcGAGCTGCGTATCATGCACTATGGACGAAGCCGTTACACTGGCCTTTGAAGTGGATGAACCCGGGTGCCATCCCGGTTGTCGTCTCCTTGTGATTTTGGAGCGAGTCTCGTTATCTCACCTCGAGCAGCataattatattgtaatctgTGCGGGGCAGGGACACGCGGTGCCCGCCTCTCTGTGCCGAGGGTGCTGCACCCTACGCAGGGTGGGCGAGGGCTCCTGCGCAGTTTCCGAGGTCTGGAACTCACTGCCGCCCGAGCTCAGGTGTATATCCACTTAAACACTGTTTCAGGCTCGGTGTGAGACTtgggccgcgattatagtgctgAGGCGTCGCGAGCAAAATGCAGGAGCGCTCACAGGGAGCGTGTTGCAAGCAAAATGCAGGACCGCTCTGAGGCCGCTCACAGGGAGCGCGTCGCGAGCAAAATGCAGGACCGCTCTGAGGCCGCTCACAGGGAGCGCGTCGCGAGCAAAATGCAGGACCGCTCTGAGGCCGCTCACAGGGAGCGCGTCGCGAGCAAAATGCAGGACCGCTCTGAGGCCGCTCACAGGGAGCGCGTCGCGAGAAAATGCAGGACCGCTCTGAGGCCGCTCACAGGGAGCGCGTCGCGAGAAAATGCAGGAGCGCTCTGAGGCcgctcactgtgtgcgtgtcgcAAGCAAAATGCAGGAGCGCTCTGAGGCCGCTCACAGGGAGCGCATCGCGAGCAAATGCAGGAGCGCTCTGAGGCTGCTCACAGGGAGCGCATCGCGAGCAAATGCAGGAGCGCTCTGAGGCCGCTCACAGGGAGCGCGTCACGAGCAAAATGCAGGAGCGCTCTGAGGCCGCTCACTGTGTGCGCGTCGCGAGGAAATGCAGGAGCACTTTGAGGCCGCTCACAGGGAGCGCGTCGCGAGCAAAATGCAGGACCGCTCTGAGGCCGCTCACAGGGAGCGCGTCGCGAGCAAAATGGAGGAGCGCCCTGAGGCTGCTCACTGTGCACGCAACCGATTTTGGAAATgacaaattattttgtctttttGCGCGATCgctgcgtcatgtgagcggttcagccaatgagggcgaaccagcctggtgacgcgtccgccacgcctccccaatcgctGGAAGTTCAGCTCACCCATCGCTCGTGCACGAGGCGCGCGttacgccatgcgctccgtcgcgcgcGCATACTATAATCTTAGCCTTACCTCTTCCATCTGGCTTTCCCTGTCTAACAAAACAACTGTACATCATTTATCTAACTGTTTTGCCATGCCCCcccaggccgcgcttatagtcccagcGACGTCGCGTctaaacaagtgtattgaatccgtcgcgtgcgcctatagtaggagcggcgcaacggattggtcgcgatcgctggaagtcaatgaaaattgattcttcggcgaccgcagcgtgacgtcagcggccacgtgagcggttcagccaatgagggtgaactgctcacggccacgccccccccagGCGCCGTCTCTTGTCTCTAACACTATAAGCAAAAATCGCTGCTACAGCGGCGATGGATAACGTCACGCCGTCGCGTCGCCGTAGCCAGGACTATAAACGTGGCCTTAAGTAGAGGCGTGTTTTTACTAAAACAAtaagtgatgatgatgatgatgatgatgatgatgatgaaattAAGATTTCCTTTTGTTGAAACGTAATTAGTCGGCAGTCCTGCCCCAACCGGGTAAAAGGAAAGAGCAGCAAACAAGGGAAGGGCTCAGTGGTAATGTCGCTGCCTTTGACGTACCCTGTCTCTCGCTGTGACTTCAACAAAATGGGGCAGCGACTGCACTGCGTACGCGGTCAGGGGGGGGGGACGGTTCTAATTATCAAATACTACAGCATAATCACGAAAGGCTTTGCGAGGAAGTACATGATATTCACCAGGGGGTATTAAACGAAGACTTATTTTTGCCATCGCTTTGTGGGGCTGCCCCTTATAAATAATGAGAAGGCTGCCGTTCTGTCTGAGGGCCTAGCCCACGGCACCCAGCCGGCCCACGATAAGGGAAAGTGAGCAGAGCACCAGCAGATGGCTTTGTTAAGATAACACCTTTATTACCCAGCACTAGGCCTGAGGTGC
The Ascaphus truei isolate aAscTru1 chromosome 13, aAscTru1.hap1, whole genome shotgun sequence DNA segment above includes these coding regions:
- the LOC142464519 gene encoding apelin receptor A-like, with amino-acid sequence MEYDLYYMEDYVGNETDFLNQCDTSDWDLSFSLLPVLYMLVFVLGLSGNGVVIFTVWKARPKRRSADTYIGNLALADLAFVVTLPLWAAYTALRFHWPFGSALCKLSSYLVLLNMFASVFCLSCLSFDRYLAIVHSLSSTKLRSRSSMLASLAVIWLLSGLLALPTLILRDTRVEGNITLCDMDFSSVATKYNENFFIGGLSILTTVLGFLLPLLLMTIFYCFIGGKVTVHFQNLKKEEQKKKRLLKIIITLVVVFAICWLPFHILKTIHFLNLMDFLELSCPLQSLIVRLHPYATCLAYINSCLNPFLYAFFDLRFRSQCFFFFGLNKTLDRQITNVSSSLSAQTQKSEIQSLASKI